A region of the Agromyces sp. CF514 genome:
TGGAGATCGTCTTCTCCTATCAGGGCATCGGCTACTACCTCTTCACGGCCGTCGCCGCGAAGGACTACCCGCTCATGCAGGGCATCTTCCTCGTGATCACGGTCGCGGTGCTCTTCGCCAACATCGTGGCCGACTTCATCTACGGGGTGCTCGACCCGCGCACCCGACAGGAGGGTTGAGATGACGATCGACACCAGCATCGTCGAAGAGGGCCAGGAGCTCGAGAAGCCGTCGCAGGCGCCCATGACGGGCGTGGTCGCGGCGACTCGGGGTCCGCGACGCGGCAAGCCGCGCAAGTTCCTCTTCCTGCGGAACTCGAAGGCCGTCGCCGGCATGGTGATCCTCGGGTTCTTCCTCCTCATCGCCATCATCGGGCCGTGGATCGCGCCGTACGACCCGAGCGCGCGCAGCGAGGACATCCTCCAGCCGCCGTCGTGGGAGCACTGGTTCGGCACGACCCACCTCGGCCAGGACGTCTTCTCGCAGATCCTCGTCGGCACGCGCGGCGTGATCGTCGTGGGCTTCGTCGCCGGCATCCTCGCGACGGCGATCGGCGTCATCGTCGGCGTCACGGCCGGCTACATCGGCGGGCTCGGCGACGAGACCCTCTCGGTGCTCGCGAACGTGTTCCTCGTGATCCCGCAGCTTCCGCTCATCATCATCATCGCGGGGCAGCTGCCGACGGTCGGCGGCGTGACCGTCGCGGTCGTGATCGCGATCACGGGCTGGGCGTGGGGTGCGCGCGTGCTGCGCGCCCAGACGCTGTCGTTGCGCAAGCGCGACTTCGTCGAGGCGGCCCGCGCCAACGGCGAGCGCACGTGGCGCATCATCACGGCCGAGATCCTGCCGAACCTCACGGCGATCATCGCGTCGGGCTTCGTCGGCACGGTCGCGTTCGCGGTGCTCTCGCTCATCACGCTGTCGTTCATCGGCATCGGCAACACCGGCGAGTGGAACTGGGGCACGGTGCTCTACCAGGCGCAGTCGCAGCTCGCGCTCCAGCGCGGCGCGTGGTGGTGGTTCGTCCCGGCGGGCCTCTGCATCGCGCTGCTCGGCATGTCGCTGACCCTCATCAACTTCGGCATCGACGAGTTCGTCAACCCCCGCCTGCGTTCGACGGGCCTGAACGCCAAGTCGCTGCGCAAGCGCGGCATCCGACCCCGCATCGGGTTCACCCCCGTGGTGCGCGAAGCAAAGGAGGACCGAGCATGACCCTCGCAGCCCCCGGACACCCCCAACGCCTCGCACCCGCGAGCGACCCCGTGCTCGAGATCAAGAACCTCTCGGTCGACTACGGCTACGACGACGACCCCGTGCACGTGCTGCGCCAGGTCTCGCTCACGCTCGGCCGCGGCGAGGTGCTCGGCCTCGCCGGCGAATCGGGCTGCGGCAAGTCGACGCTCGCCTACGCCGCGACGCGCCTGCTGCCCCCGCCCGGCCTCATCACGGGCGGCGAGGTGCTCTTCACCGACCGTTCGGGCGTCAAGACCGACCTGCTGCGCCTGAACGACACCCAGCTGCGCGCGTCGCGCTGGCAGGATCTCGCGATCGTGTTCCAGGGCGCGATGAACTCGTTGAACCCCGTGTACCGCATCGGTCGGCAGATCGCCGACGCGATCCGCGCCCACGAGCCGAAGACCACGCAGAAAGAAGCGCTCGAACGGGCCGCCGAACTGCTCGACCTCGTCGGCATCTCGCCCGACCGCCTGCGTTCGTACCCGCACCAGCTCTCCGGCGGCATGCGTCAGCGCGTCATGATCGCCATGGCGCTCGCGCTCGACCCGCAGGTGCTCATCATGGACGAGCCCACCACGGCGCTCGACGTCGTCATGCAGCGCCAGATCGTCGAGCAGATCGCCGAGCTCCGCGACCGGCTGGGGTTCTCGGTCATCTTCATCACGCACGACGTGTCGCTGCTCATCGAGATCGCCGACCGCATCGCGATCATGTACGCCGGCGAGATCGTCGAGGACGCCCCGGCGCTCGACGTGTACAACAAGCCCCGCCACCCGTACTCGTCGGCCCTGCTGCACTCGTTCCCGCCCCTGCGCGGGCCGCGGCGCGAGCTCGTCG
Encoded here:
- a CDS encoding ABC transporter permease — translated: MTIDTSIVEEGQELEKPSQAPMTGVVAATRGPRRGKPRKFLFLRNSKAVAGMVILGFFLLIAIIGPWIAPYDPSARSEDILQPPSWEHWFGTTHLGQDVFSQILVGTRGVIVVGFVAGILATAIGVIVGVTAGYIGGLGDETLSVLANVFLVIPQLPLIIIIAGQLPTVGGVTVAVVIAITGWAWGARVLRAQTLSLRKRDFVEAARANGERTWRIITAEILPNLTAIIASGFVGTVAFAVLSLITLSFIGIGNTGEWNWGTVLYQAQSQLALQRGAWWWFVPAGLCIALLGMSLTLINFGIDEFVNPRLRSTGLNAKSLRKRGIRPRIGFTPVVREAKEDRA
- a CDS encoding ABC transporter ATP-binding protein — its product is MTLAAPGHPQRLAPASDPVLEIKNLSVDYGYDDDPVHVLRQVSLTLGRGEVLGLAGESGCGKSTLAYAATRLLPPPGLITGGEVLFTDRSGVKTDLLRLNDTQLRASRWQDLAIVFQGAMNSLNPVYRIGRQIADAIRAHEPKTTQKEALERAAELLDLVGISPDRLRSYPHQLSGGMRQRVMIAMALALDPQVLIMDEPTTALDVVMQRQIVEQIAELRDRLGFSVIFITHDVSLLIEIADRIAIMYAGEIVEDAPALDVYNKPRHPYSSALLHSFPPLRGPRRELVGIPGSPPDLARLGGGCPFADRCAFAFDACSKVNPELVFPNVAGDDPRRSVACLRHDPAAVRAVGEEPLPVPAELSLT